The sequence below is a genomic window from Sneathiella marina.
ACTCCTCTCAGGTTATGGAGATTTTATGTTAGAGATTGCGGTAAGCCGCTAGTTCCAGCCCATAGGAACAATTAAAACCGAAGCGACGCCCGAGCCATGAGCTTGGCGGAGTCTTTGTTGTTTTCTCAACTAAAATCGAGTTAATCCATTGAATATATCAAAGTACGAGCAGCGCGTTTTGCACGCTCTTGCTCAAGGTGGCGCCATTTTTCACGAAAGAAGTAAAAATGGTAAAGTGCATAAAATTACCTGCTTCACACGGGACGGACATATCTTGTCTGACTGCACGTTTGAAATTTTTCAACGCCTCAAGAAAAGACGCTTCATTCAATCCAGAAACGGCCAGCCATATCGCGCATCGCGACTAGGAATTACATCTGCCCGTTCACAGTTAAATAATCGCTAAGGAAAATATTCCTCATGATCAGACATTTTAAGCCAGAGGATACTGACAACCTCATCAATATTTGGAGGATGGCCAACGCCATCGCCCATCCGTTTCTACCGACTGCCTTTGTCAAAAGAGTAGAGAATGATATGCGAAGCCTGTATTTACCCAATGCAGAGACCTGGGTTCTTGAGAATAATGGAACCAACATTGGTTTCACAGCCCTTATCGGAAATGAAATAGGGGGGTTATTTCTTAATCCCGCTTTTCATGGACAGGGCTTTGGCCGGGCATTAGTCGATCACGCTTTTGAATTGAAAGGTCCGTTAAAAGTGGAAGTATTTGAGAAAAATATGATAGGTCGGCGATTTTATGACGGATATGGTTTTATCGAATTGAAACAACATCTTCATGGGGCATCCGGTGAAACCGTTCTAACATTATTCAAAGACTAATTATCGGGCAGGGGAGATACTCGAATTTTCCCTGCCTCATTAAGCACTATGTGCGCCCGGTGGCATGCCATTTAAGTCGAAGACTTTCAATCGTTCGGTTAATTGGTATTCAAGGCTACAGTTGCTCTGCGATCCAGCCGTCTGCGGAAAATCTCAGCGATAAGAATACCCAACGGTGCAGAAAACCAGATGCAGGTTAGTATTGACGCAGATTCCCAGTTTCTCATTAGCGGACCCGTAACCAGAAGCATTGCCCGAAACAGCCAAAACGCGCCCCACATGGACCCGACAAACCGGATCATCCATATACGATGAGATACAGAATCCCCTTTTCGAATGGCGAGAACACCCATCACTGCACAACCGTAAACGCAAAATGACATGAACCAGAACCCATAGACTGACAGATTTCCGCCATATTCACTAACATCGCCATGTTGTGAGGCAAGCCATACAGCTGCGATTGTACCCAACGTTAGGCAAATAAAGGAAATGCGACCGAGTAACTTATGCATGGTCTTGTGGTCACCAGAACCGGTTCTGGCCAATTGAATATGCATTAGCACAAATACAATCGAATTTAGACCCAGATGTACATATAATAGAGTATTGCGGAAATTTGACCCGTTCAGAAAACGGTCGTGAAATGCCACCCCCCAGGAGGGGTGGTTTACAAATCGATCCCCCCATACGGTGCAGGCATTATCAGGACAAGGGGCGAGTGCGGCGGCCCCTCCCGTTGCCGATACTCCTAAATTGTCAAGGACATCATAAATACCGATAAAGAACGCTATCGCATCCGGCGCACCTTCTATGAAATACCGGATATTGAGCACCAGTAACAACGCAATGCCAACCCATAAAAAAGGTCCAAATGATCCTCTTTTCAAATCTCGGATTAATATTAATGCCCAAGCGGCTAATGCGACATAAATAGCGATTACACCGAAGGGAAGGGCCATTTTATTCTCCCAGATAATTAAGCCTGTACCAGACAAAGCGATGCTGTTTTATCAGCAGAATGCAATTCAGATTAACTAATGCGACCGGCACCGTCAAATGCACCTCACTATTGGGAGTATCGCCGTTCAGGATTTTTTACAGGCATAGCATTTTTTTATGAAAGGATTAAACTCACCCGTCGATTCAGGAAGGCGTTTATGGATATACTCGCGTACCTCACCACTTTCAACTTCCTCGCCATTTCTATCCAAAGGAAAAGTCCCTGAAATCCAATAAATTTCCTCCTCCACTTCTAAGTGAAAAGTGATGGATTTATCCGGTTCCCGGATTGCTGAAAAATTGTCGATTTCAGAATATCTGATTTTGAAAATAGTGATATATTCACTACTTTCTTCATCATAAATGACAATGATAAGTTTACTGGGTGTGACAAGTAACCGTCCGAAGAAAACCTCTGTAGGTGTCACCAACTGACCCTTGTATAATGTTGGCTCACCATCGGGCTGAACAAAACGGACAGATGCGATGAACATGGTTTCATTGGCGTCAGGAACGTTCTTTAAAGCCTTTGTATAATCTTCGTCTTTTGGGGATGGACCAAACGAGGTACATGCCCCCAAAATCAATATGAAGACTAAAGTGAGTTTGTTCATCCTCATTTCCATTTCACCTAATGGAGCTGAATGACCTAAATTGTTTCCGATCATATAGTGCATCCATATGCTCGCTGGCATTCTATCCTTATTCAGGGAAAAATGAAAGAAAGGCCCGGAATACCAGCTGAGAAAATCTCGTGATTTTCTTTTTCTCGCGTTTTAGCTGTATGCGAATGTTACCTGATGGATGAGATGTCCTCGGCTGCGATTGCTTTCAACCATTGAACAAATATCTTGACTGCCGGTCTTTCAAAGGTGACTGGCAAAGCCACAGCATAATAGGCAAAATGTGTCGGCCAAGCCGCATCACAAGCTTTGACCAGTTGTTTGGTTTTTAACTGTTCGGATACATAAACGTCGCTCAAAAGTGCCAGTCCCTGACCCTCAACAGCCGCTTTGACAATAAGATAATCATCTTCGAAGGACGGCCCGTACAATGCTTTTCGCTCATCTATACCCCGCGCTTCACACCAAAGCTGCCAGTCAGAACAAATTGCGGTGGTATCCCGCAGCAACCTGTAACCAAGGCAATCGATAGCATCATTGATAGGCCTGCCACGTTGCAAAAGGGACGGACTACCGACAACAATGAGTTCGGGCGAGCTAAGCCATTCAGACTGGTATCCCACATAATCTCCAAGGCCGTGACGAATGGCAAGATCAATAGGTTCGCTGCGCAAGTCTACAAGTCGTTTATCGGTTTCAATTGTAATGTTTAATTTTGGGTACTTGTCGGTAAATTCTCCGAGCCGCGGAACGAGACATGAATACGCGAAAGTGGGGGTGGCGCTGATCCGAATTTGTTGCTCAGAATTCCGACCGAAATGCGCGTTATTTGCTTTTTCAATCTTTGAAAAGCTCGCGTCGATATCAGACCATAAATCCTGCCCAGCCTTTGTAAGCTCTACGCCTTTACGGCTTCGTGAAAATAGTCTCTTACCATATCTATCTTCAATGCTAGCAATTCGTTGGCTGATCGCCCCGGGTGTTACCCTCAGCTCATTCGCTGCTTGTTGCATCGCCCCGGCGCGGGCAACAACAAAGAAGGTGTAAAGATCCTGGATACGTAATGTCATATTTTAACTTTAGTACAGCTAAAGTTTATTTACAATTAATTCGTTATATGCCAGCTCAGACTACAGGCCATCATGTGGTTATGGAGGCATATTAATGAAAAATACCCTAGCCACACCAAACAGGCGGCACTGGTCCGTTGTTATCTTTGGTTTTTTAGCCCTTTCCCTTGCTTTCTCCGGAAGGGCCGCCCTTGGGTTGGTTATGCCAATTTGGCAAGGAGAGTTTGGCTGGTCGAGCAGTTATATATCTGGAGTAGGGGCGTCAGCCCTTATTGTAATGGCAATTGTTGCTCCCTTTGCAGGCCGTCTAGTAGACAGGAAAGGCCCACGCTTTACCCTGAATTTGGGAATGGGATTACTGGGTATCGGCTGCGCACTGGTTGCGACCATGAACGGCAAGTTGATGTTTGTCATAGGCTTCGCAGGATTTGCTGCGGTCGGGTTTGGGATCGTTGCTACACATGTTGTTGCAACAGCAGTCGCGCGAACCTATACGGCTAACACCGGTCTTGCTACCGGTATTGCAACTTCAGGAGCAACTGGCGGGCAGTTTCTTATTGTTCCTCTGATTGCCAGCCTCCTGGCTTTTGTAAGCTGGCGGTGGAGTTTTGGAGCCTTGAGCATTGCCAGCCTTTTGCTGATACCTTGTATCCTGTCCAGTTTGAGGCTTAAGAAAAATGACAATGAAAAGGCCCCCCTTCAATCGGCTCGCCATTCCGGTATCGCTCACGATTTCTCCCTTATTGTCCGTAATCCTGTATTCCATGCATTATTCTGGAGTTTTCTAATTTGTGGTTTTACGACAACCGGGGTTATCGAAACCCATCTGCTGCCTTTCGCTTCATATTGCGGGTTCCCGCCGATTCCAAGCGCAACAGCATATGGTGTTTTATCCGGCGTAAATTTGATAGGAATGATAGTTGCCGGCTGGCTTACTGATCGGGCTAATCGGCCCTTGTTGCTCGCCATAATCTATATCCTCAGAAGCCTCTCATTCATTTTACTTGCCAACCTTCCAGGGACATCTGTTGAGATGTTGTTTGTCTTCGCTCTGTTTTTTGGGGTTGTTGATTACTCGACAGTGCCGGTTACGGCTAGCCTGGTCGCCAGCCATGTCGGTTTAAAAGTGATGGGGCTTGCCATGGGAATGGTCTCTGCAGGTCATGCCATGGGGGGAGCATTGGGAGCTTTCCTAGGCGGCTATATCTTTGATACCTCCGGCAACTATGATTTGTTGTGGGTCGGATCCATTTGGCTTGCCGTCAGTGCCGCTATTTTGGTTCTACTCATCCCTAAAACGGCACCTAAGAATGTGCCGGTTTAAATTTCTCACAGTATATTTCGGCAAGGAGCCTATATTTTTGTGATCCTTCAATAAATTGGCAGCGGCTGTATTGCCATTTTGATTAGCATTATCTAACGGTGAAAGGTCTCTAGCTTGTCTCCTGGCTTTCAGAGTTAAATCGGCATCTGTGAAATTTATTTCATACCTGTGAGGAAACAAGTAGTTCAGTGCAGACAACAAGGGTTTTAATATACTCACTGTTGGGAAATTAGCCTTATATCCCGCTACAATTATTGACAATTATTCGTAAAAACTTTCTTGACTCCTCTTTTCGCAATTGATAATCATTCCTAAATAGAAAATGCAGTTCGGGAATTTCCCTTAGCCGTAGAATGGTCACTCAATGCTGAAAAATGATAGTGAGCGCAAGAGTCACAAGCGAATGATCTCGCTTGAAGACAATACCATGCGTAGCGTTGATCTATTTTCACAAGGCCGGGAACTGAAAATTCTGCATGATAGTGAAGAATATAAGCTACGACTTACCGGAAACGGGAAGTTGATATTAACGAAGTAAGCAAATAGCCCGCCACCCAGCCAACCAATTGACGGTAGCCAGGCAGCTAGCAAACGCAATTCACCTCAAAGAAAGTTGTTTGTTATGCGACAGTTGCTGCCGCGTGCTTTTCTAAGCGCGCTTCTCTCCACCACCATATTGTCTCCGGTTTACTCACAGGAAAAGGAACCGGCACCGGCTGTGTCGCTTGATACCGTTACGGTTTATGCCACGCGAAGTCCGCAATCTTCGTTCGAGGTGCCGGCAATGACATCCAATGTTGATCCAGATGCACCGGGAAATGCGACCGCAGGAGATATCGGGGATTTACTGGAGTTTACCCCGGGGGTCGAAGTTGAGAATGGCCCAAGACGCAATGGGCAAACTGTATCTATTCGAGGCTTTGATGATGAAGCCATTCTTACGTTAATGGATGGTCGTCGGCAAAATTTTGAATCTGCCCATGACGGTAGATTTTTCATTGATCCTTCATTGCTGAAACGTGTTGAAATCGTAAAAGGATCGTCATCGTCTATCTACGGGGGCGGGGCCGTTGGCGGTGTCATTGCCTTTGAAACAAAAGATGCCGCAGACCTCCTGAAACCAGGCGAGAATTTCGGTGTTTATACGGCCATGGGCTACCGGACCGCCAACGAAGAATATGCGCCTGTGATCTCTGCTTACGGACGGACAGGCGCTCTTGACGTTATCGGTATTGCGGCACTGCGTCATTCTGACGATATAGAATTAGGGGACGGGAGTGACTTGATTACGAAAGACCGGCTCCTCTCCGGCACCTTCAAGGTTGGATATAGTATTGACAACTACAATACAGTGAAGTTTCTCTATCAGGGGTTTTCTAACGACGGTAAAGAGCCAAATAACAGTGCCGGCGTGATCTCGCCTTCCAACCCTGTTGTCGAGAAGAAAGTGACGGATAACCAGTTTGGACTGAAGTATGAATTTGAAGATGTAGACAATAACTGGCTCAATCCGAAGTTACATCTTTACTACAATGATACGAGTGTTCGTGAAGAGGATATTACCGGAACCAACGCCGGCAGGGTTCAAACGAGAGATATCAACACGCTTGGTTTCACAATTGATAACCAAACAAGACTAACGGCGAGTGATAGTCAGCTTCATACCTTGTCATACGGATTTGAAATATACCATGACAAGCAAACCGGCACGACGACAAATGGCGGAACCCGCCCGGGAGTACCGAATGCAGATGCCACGAATTACGGTTTTTATTTGCAGGATGAGATTGCTGTAGATACATCAGCCGGGAAGTTCTTAATCATTCCGGCTGCCCGATTTGACTCCTATAGAAGCAGCGATGTCGACGGTAATTCGCAAAGTGAGCAACAGGTATCCCCGAAGCTTGCAATTAGCTA
It includes:
- the hemP gene encoding hemin uptake protein HemP, whose product is MISLEDNTMRSVDLFSQGRELKILHDSEEYKLRLTGNGKLILTK
- a CDS encoding TonB-dependent hemoglobin/transferrin/lactoferrin family receptor, with protein sequence MRQLLPRAFLSALLSTTILSPVYSQEKEPAPAVSLDTVTVYATRSPQSSFEVPAMTSNVDPDAPGNATAGDIGDLLEFTPGVEVENGPRRNGQTVSIRGFDDEAILTLMDGRRQNFESAHDGRFFIDPSLLKRVEIVKGSSSSIYGGGAVGGVIAFETKDAADLLKPGENFGVYTAMGYRTANEEYAPVISAYGRTGALDVIGIAALRHSDDIELGDGSDLITKDRLLSGTFKVGYSIDNYNTVKFLYQGFSNDGKEPNNSAGVISPSNPVVEKKVTDNQFGLKYEFEDVDNNWLNPKLHLYYNDTSVREEDITGTNAGRVQTRDINTLGFTIDNQTRLTASDSQLHTLSYGFEIYHDKQTGTTTNGGTRPGVPNADATNYGFYLQDEIAVDTSAGKFLIIPAARFDSYRSSDVDGNSQSEQQVSPKLAISYLPNDNLMFFSSISNAFRAPNLTELYASGLHFPGSFPFPPDNFFVPNPNLRPETVTTFEIGAGVNFDSVVAQQDQIQVKGSWFISEGDDFISQDVDVVAGTTEFVNISNARLTGFEVDGEYRLHPVSAKVGLSYVEAENRDTGEYLSNNVPLTFVTDLGYQVDEIDSIFGVRGRFAAANDKVGSGDTETPGYSVYDVYYRWAPQQAGIDTLTVDVGISNIFDKAYTKRFASLLEEGRSYNLRVAYKW
- a CDS encoding DUF2306 domain-containing protein, with protein sequence MALPFGVIAIYVALAAWALILIRDLKRGSFGPFLWVGIALLLVLNIRYFIEGAPDAIAFFIGIYDVLDNLGVSATGGAAALAPCPDNACTVWGDRFVNHPSWGVAFHDRFLNGSNFRNTLLYVHLGLNSIVFVLMHIQLARTGSGDHKTMHKLLGRISFICLTLGTIAAVWLASQHGDVSEYGGNLSVYGFWFMSFCVYGCAVMGVLAIRKGDSVSHRIWMIRFVGSMWGAFWLFRAMLLVTGPLMRNWESASILTCIWFSAPLGILIAEIFRRRLDRRATVALNTN
- a CDS encoding MFS transporter, translated to MKNTLATPNRRHWSVVIFGFLALSLAFSGRAALGLVMPIWQGEFGWSSSYISGVGASALIVMAIVAPFAGRLVDRKGPRFTLNLGMGLLGIGCALVATMNGKLMFVIGFAGFAAVGFGIVATHVVATAVARTYTANTGLATGIATSGATGGQFLIVPLIASLLAFVSWRWSFGALSIASLLLIPCILSSLRLKKNDNEKAPLQSARHSGIAHDFSLIVRNPVFHALFWSFLICGFTTTGVIETHLLPFASYCGFPPIPSATAYGVLSGVNLIGMIVAGWLTDRANRPLLLAIIYILRSLSFILLANLPGTSVEMLFVFALFFGVVDYSTVPVTASLVASHVGLKVMGLAMGMVSAGHAMGGALGAFLGGYIFDTSGNYDLLWVGSIWLAVSAAILVLLIPKTAPKNVPV
- a CDS encoding YjhX family toxin, which codes for MNISKYEQRVLHALAQGGAIFHERSKNGKVHKITCFTRDGHILSDCTFEIFQRLKKRRFIQSRNGQPYRASRLGITSARSQLNNR
- a CDS encoding GNAT family N-acetyltransferase, producing the protein MIRHFKPEDTDNLINIWRMANAIAHPFLPTAFVKRVENDMRSLYLPNAETWVLENNGTNIGFTALIGNEIGGLFLNPAFHGQGFGRALVDHAFELKGPLKVEVFEKNMIGRRFYDGYGFIELKQHLHGASGETVLTLFKD
- a CDS encoding LysR substrate-binding domain-containing protein, yielding MTLRIQDLYTFFVVARAGAMQQAANELRVTPGAISQRIASIEDRYGKRLFSRSRKGVELTKAGQDLWSDIDASFSKIEKANNAHFGRNSEQQIRISATPTFAYSCLVPRLGEFTDKYPKLNITIETDKRLVDLRSEPIDLAIRHGLGDYVGYQSEWLSSPELIVVGSPSLLQRGRPINDAIDCLGYRLLRDTTAICSDWQLWCEARGIDERKALYGPSFEDDYLIVKAAVEGQGLALLSDVYVSEQLKTKQLVKACDAAWPTHFAYYAVALPVTFERPAVKIFVQWLKAIAAEDISSIR